In a genomic window of Brassica rapa cultivar Chiifu-401-42 chromosome A10, CAAS_Brap_v3.01, whole genome shotgun sequence:
- the LOC103846664 gene encoding thylakoid membrane protein TERC, chloroplastic isoform X5, with translation MSLASVIHHGVLAPAKPDRIFVSVPVIPPNFRARGWTESRLSLVSAANRRLSPIACSRGTDQEDDVSSSSEKESRDLLPHKDDDGGLRETLKDETYKTSFKTVALCVSAAVAFGIGIGLKDGVGKASEFFAGYLLEQSLSVDNLFVFVLVFKYFKVPLMYQNRVLSYGVAGAIIFRFTLILIGTATLQKFEAVNLLLAAVLLYSSFKLFSSEEDDTDLSDNFIVKTCQRFIPVTSTYDGNRFFTKHDGIWKATPLLLTVAVIELSDIAFAVDSIPAVFGVTRDPFIVLTSNLFAILGLRSLYTLISEGMDDLEYLQPSIAVVLGFIGFKMILDFFGFHVSTEASLGIVALSLSTGVLLSLTNKSGDS, from the exons ATGAGCTTAGCTTCAGTTATCCACCACGGAGTTCTCGCTCCGGCGAAACCGGATCGAATCTTTGTTAGCGTTCCGGTGATTCCGCCGAACTTCCGAGCTCGTGGATGGACTGAGTCTCGTCTCTCTCTCGTTTCAG CTGCAAATCGTCGTCTTTCTCCTATTGCTTGCTCCCGAGGAACTGATCAGGAAGAtgatgtttcttcttctt CAGAGAAGGAGAGCAGAGATCTTCTACCACACAAAGATGACGATGGAGGTCTGAGAGAGACTTTAAAAGACGAGACGTACAAAACTTCCTTCAAGACTGTTGCCTTGTGT GTAAGCGCTGCAGTGGCGTTTGGAATCGGAATAGGTTTGAAGGATGGTGTTGGCAAGGCATCTGAGTTTTTTGCTGG CTATTTATTGGAGCAAAGCTTGTCAGTGGACaacttgtttgtttttgttctcGTCTTCAAGTACTTCAAAGTGCCACTCATGTATCAG AATCGGGTGCTTTCCTATGGTGTAGCTGGTGCAATTATCTTCCGCTTCACCCTCATATTAATAGGAACAGCTACTCTTCAG AAATTTGAAGCAGTCAACCTACTGCTTGCAGCAGTTCTCTTATATTCGTCTTTCAAG TTATTTTCAAGTGAAGAAGATGATACAGATCTATCGGACAACTTCATTGTGAAGACATGCCAGAGATTTATTCCAGTCACAT CAACTTACGATGGGAATCGGTTCTTCACAAAGCATGATGGCATCTGGAAA GCCACACCATTGCTTCTCACAGTAGCAGTGATAGAGCTCAGTGACATAGCATTTGCT GTTGACTCAATACCAGCTGTTTTTGGTGTCACAAGGGATCCTTTTATTGTCTTGACCTCTAACCTGTTTGCAATCTTAG GACTAAGGTCTCTCTATACCCTGATTTCTGAAGGAATGGACGATCTGGAATACTTGCAG CCATCAATAGCAGTGGTTCTTGGCTTCATCGGATTTAAGATGATCCTCGATTTCTTTG GCTTCCATGTGTCAACCGAGGCATCACTTGGTATTGTGGCGCTTTCTCTTAGCACCGGAGTACTGTTGAGCCTAACAAATAAATCCGGTGACAGCTAA
- the LOC103846666 gene encoding uncharacterized protein LOC103846666: MSTAAKTTKSRDKKVVNESQKTPSKAASGSIGGAYNPLLGTFQTVESTGSSPLHSNGRFKNIDESDSNCDSASNNGSWSGDSEDHKEKAAPTTATTAKQEVIPGADNDKREKMRLKNERKHQRQKEKRAQELHERCCQFLMSRKLEVLAQQIVPMGIPHERATYALMLNEGKLQESVNWLFEGGANVEDKKLDPPSANLKIDISQELSRILELETKYKCSKQDVEKSVVTAEGDIEKAEESLRRQKQEQSTASIKVEDVSNNSAPASKVPSVQTSQNSVAAQLQPNYHAGGEVERKILGYTRGSSYISGESGNQSVNPMDQINIKMEWMKMQQNNALEERKRMSYQQTPLPRPTEETHYGDQFKRVQQQEMREPVMVMHQHQQQRHSQSAKANVLPVSTINSSFTVAATAAGGGGSGWYPANRSEAAQSNNGYLPTRTLPPTDLNPNLMYQQQLQYQQYQGQVNNGHRMVGGSAPHTVAPAASLGLFSGYGSTPSSGLEWNTDGSAAKSDYNNIDWSLDRGLACPRPQYVEASPYETNMNGRTRMMGNGNGMSMAMGAQEAALVGNGREWTSPFEGKDLFSLSRQYVPPSL; this comes from the coding sequence ATGTCTACAGCAGCCAAGACCACCAAATCTAGAGACAAGAAGGTTGTGAATGAATCACAGAAGACACCGAGTAAAGCCGCATCTGGATCCATAGGCGGTGCTTACAACCCTCTTTTAGGGACATTCCAAACCGTTGAGTCAACTGGTTCCTCACCGCTTCACAGTAACGGCCGTTTCAAAAACATTGATGAGTCGGATTCTAACTGTGACTCCGCCTCTAATAACGGTAGCTGGTCTGGTGACTCAGAAGATCACAAAGAGAAAGCAGCGCCTACCACAGCTACTACCGCGAAACAGGAGGTTATCCCCGGAGCTGACAATGACAAGAGGGAGAAGATGCGGCTGAAGAATGAGAGAAAGCACCAGCGTCAGAAGGAGAAGCGAGCTCAGGAGCTGCACGAGCGGTGCTGTCAGTTTCTCATGTCGAGGAAGCTTGAGGTACTTGCTCAGCAGATCGTACCTATGGGGATTCCTCATGAGAGGGCGACTTACGCTCTTATGTTGAATGAAGGGAAGCTACAGGAGTCTGTTAACTGGCTGTTCGAGGGTGGGGCAAATGTAGAAGATAAGAAACTAGATCCTCCCTCTGCGAACTTAAAGATTGACATCTCGCAAGAGTTGAGTAGAATCTTGGAGTTGGAAACGAAATATAAGTGCTCCAAGCAGGATGTAGAGAAATCTGTGGTTACAGCAGAAGGGGATATTGAGAAGGCAGAAGAATCATTAAGGAGGCAGAAGCAAGAACAATCTACTGCTTCTATAAAAGTAGAGGATGTTAGTAATAATAGTGCTCCCGCTAGCAAAGTCCCTTCTGTGCAGACAAGTCAGAACTCAGTAGCCGCCCAGTTGCAACCTAACTATCATGCAGGGGGCGAAGTAGAGAGAAAGATTCTAGGTTACACCAGAGGATCCAGCTATATTAGTGGAGAATCTGGAAACCAAAGTGTAAATCCGATGgatcaaattaatataaaaatggaGTGGATGAAAATGCAACAGAATAATGCCCTGGAAGAGAGGAAACGCATGTCGTATCAACAGACACCTCTGCCGCGGCCAACAGAAGAAACTCATTATGGTGATCAATTCAAGAGAGTACAGCAGCAAGAAATGAGGGAACCAGTTATGGTGATGCACCAACATCAACAGCAACGACACTCTCAATCCGCTAAAGCAAATGTGTTACCCGTCTCTACCATTAATTCATCCTTTACCGTAGCAGCTACAGCAGCAGGAGGAGGAGGCAGCGGTTGGTACCCTGCAAATAGATCTGAGGCGGCTCAATCTAATAACGGGTACTTGCCCACAAGAACTCTGCCTCCTACTGATCTTAACCCAAACCTGATGTACCAGCAGCAACTTCAGTATCAACAATATCAAGGCCAAGTGAACAATGGACACAGAATGGTTGGTGGTTCAGCACCGCATACTGTGGCTCCAGCTGCTTCTCTTGGTCTCTTCTCTGGGTATGGATCAACACCTTCATCTGGGCTGGAGTGGAATACGGATGGGTCAGCGGCAAAATCGGATTACAACAACATTGATTGGAGTTTAGACAGAGGCCTAGCTTGTCCAAGACCCCAATACGTGGAAGCATCCCCATATGAAACAAACATGAACGGAAGGACAAGAATGATGGGGAACGGGAATGGGATGAGCATGGCAATGGGAGCTCAGGAAGCTGCTTTAGTAGGGAATGGGAGAGAATGGACATCACCGTTTGAGGGTAAAGATCTGTTTAGTTTGTCTAGGCAGTATGTACCTCCTTCTCTTTGA
- the LOC103846664 gene encoding thylakoid membrane protein TERC, chloroplastic isoform X4, which produces MSLASVIHHGVLAPAKPDRIFVSVPVIPPNFRARGWTESRLSLVSAANRRLSPIACSRGTDQEDDVSSSSSEKESRDLLPHKDDDGGLRETLKDETYKTSFKTVALCVSAAVAFGIGIGLKDGVGKASEFFAGYLLEQSLSVDNLFVFVLVFKYFKVPLMYQNRVLSYGVAGAIIFRFTLILIGTATLQKFEAVNLLLAAVLLYSSFKLFSSEEDDTDLSDNFIVKTCQRFIPVTSTYDGNRFFTKHDGIWKATPLLLTVAVIELSDIAFAVDSIPAVFGVTRDPFIVLTSNLFAILGLRSLYTLISEGMDDLEYLQPSIAVVLGFIGFKMILDFFGFHVSTEASLGIVALSLSTGVLLSLTNKSGDS; this is translated from the exons ATGAGCTTAGCTTCAGTTATCCACCACGGAGTTCTCGCTCCGGCGAAACCGGATCGAATCTTTGTTAGCGTTCCGGTGATTCCGCCGAACTTCCGAGCTCGTGGATGGACTGAGTCTCGTCTCTCTCTCGTTTCAG CTGCAAATCGTCGTCTTTCTCCTATTGCTTGCTCCCGAGGAACTGATCAGGAAGAtgatgtttcttcttcttcttcag AGAAGGAGAGCAGAGATCTTCTACCACACAAAGATGACGATGGAGGTCTGAGAGAGACTTTAAAAGACGAGACGTACAAAACTTCCTTCAAGACTGTTGCCTTGTGT GTAAGCGCTGCAGTGGCGTTTGGAATCGGAATAGGTTTGAAGGATGGTGTTGGCAAGGCATCTGAGTTTTTTGCTGG CTATTTATTGGAGCAAAGCTTGTCAGTGGACaacttgtttgtttttgttctcGTCTTCAAGTACTTCAAAGTGCCACTCATGTATCAG AATCGGGTGCTTTCCTATGGTGTAGCTGGTGCAATTATCTTCCGCTTCACCCTCATATTAATAGGAACAGCTACTCTTCAG AAATTTGAAGCAGTCAACCTACTGCTTGCAGCAGTTCTCTTATATTCGTCTTTCAAG TTATTTTCAAGTGAAGAAGATGATACAGATCTATCGGACAACTTCATTGTGAAGACATGCCAGAGATTTATTCCAGTCACAT CAACTTACGATGGGAATCGGTTCTTCACAAAGCATGATGGCATCTGGAAA GCCACACCATTGCTTCTCACAGTAGCAGTGATAGAGCTCAGTGACATAGCATTTGCT GTTGACTCAATACCAGCTGTTTTTGGTGTCACAAGGGATCCTTTTATTGTCTTGACCTCTAACCTGTTTGCAATCTTAG GACTAAGGTCTCTCTATACCCTGATTTCTGAAGGAATGGACGATCTGGAATACTTGCAG CCATCAATAGCAGTGGTTCTTGGCTTCATCGGATTTAAGATGATCCTCGATTTCTTTG GCTTCCATGTGTCAACCGAGGCATCACTTGGTATTGTGGCGCTTTCTCTTAGCACCGGAGTACTGTTGAGCCTAACAAATAAATCCGGTGACAGCTAA
- the LOC103846664 gene encoding thylakoid membrane protein TERC, chloroplastic isoform X3, with product MSLASVIHHGVLAPAKPDRIFVSVPVIPPNFRARGWTESRLSLVSAANRRLSPIACSRGTDQEDDVSSSSSTEKESRDLLPHKDDDGGLRETLKDETYKTSFKTVALCVSAAVAFGIGIGLKDGVGKASEFFAGYLLEQSLSVDNLFVFVLVFKYFKVPLMYQNRVLSYGVAGAIIFRFTLILIGTATLQKFEAVNLLLAAVLLYSSFKLFSSEEDDTDLSDNFIVKTCQRFIPVTSTYDGNRFFTKHDGIWKATPLLLTVAVIELSDIAFAVDSIPAVFGVTRDPFIVLTSNLFAILGLRSLYTLISEGMDDLEYLQPSIAVVLGFIGFKMILDFFGFHVSTEASLGIVALSLSTGVLLSLTNKSGDS from the exons ATGAGCTTAGCTTCAGTTATCCACCACGGAGTTCTCGCTCCGGCGAAACCGGATCGAATCTTTGTTAGCGTTCCGGTGATTCCGCCGAACTTCCGAGCTCGTGGATGGACTGAGTCTCGTCTCTCTCTCGTTTCAG CTGCAAATCGTCGTCTTTCTCCTATTGCTTGCTCCCGAGGAACTGATCAGGAAGAtgatgtttcttcttcttcttc TACAGAGAAGGAGAGCAGAGATCTTCTACCACACAAAGATGACGATGGAGGTCTGAGAGAGACTTTAAAAGACGAGACGTACAAAACTTCCTTCAAGACTGTTGCCTTGTGT GTAAGCGCTGCAGTGGCGTTTGGAATCGGAATAGGTTTGAAGGATGGTGTTGGCAAGGCATCTGAGTTTTTTGCTGG CTATTTATTGGAGCAAAGCTTGTCAGTGGACaacttgtttgtttttgttctcGTCTTCAAGTACTTCAAAGTGCCACTCATGTATCAG AATCGGGTGCTTTCCTATGGTGTAGCTGGTGCAATTATCTTCCGCTTCACCCTCATATTAATAGGAACAGCTACTCTTCAG AAATTTGAAGCAGTCAACCTACTGCTTGCAGCAGTTCTCTTATATTCGTCTTTCAAG TTATTTTCAAGTGAAGAAGATGATACAGATCTATCGGACAACTTCATTGTGAAGACATGCCAGAGATTTATTCCAGTCACAT CAACTTACGATGGGAATCGGTTCTTCACAAAGCATGATGGCATCTGGAAA GCCACACCATTGCTTCTCACAGTAGCAGTGATAGAGCTCAGTGACATAGCATTTGCT GTTGACTCAATACCAGCTGTTTTTGGTGTCACAAGGGATCCTTTTATTGTCTTGACCTCTAACCTGTTTGCAATCTTAG GACTAAGGTCTCTCTATACCCTGATTTCTGAAGGAATGGACGATCTGGAATACTTGCAG CCATCAATAGCAGTGGTTCTTGGCTTCATCGGATTTAAGATGATCCTCGATTTCTTTG GCTTCCATGTGTCAACCGAGGCATCACTTGGTATTGTGGCGCTTTCTCTTAGCACCGGAGTACTGTTGAGCCTAACAAATAAATCCGGTGACAGCTAA
- the LOC103846664 gene encoding thylakoid membrane protein TERC, chloroplastic isoform X1 has product MSLASVIHHGVLAPAKPDRIFVSVPVIPPNFRARGWTESRLSLVSAANRRLSPIACSRGTDQEDDVSSSSSGEYASSPTEKESRDLLPHKDDDGGLRETLKDETYKTSFKTVALCVSAAVAFGIGIGLKDGVGKASEFFAGYLLEQSLSVDNLFVFVLVFKYFKVPLMYQNRVLSYGVAGAIIFRFTLILIGTATLQKFEAVNLLLAAVLLYSSFKLFSSEEDDTDLSDNFIVKTCQRFIPVTSTYDGNRFFTKHDGIWKATPLLLTVAVIELSDIAFAVDSIPAVFGVTRDPFIVLTSNLFAILGLRSLYTLISEGMDDLEYLQPSIAVVLGFIGFKMILDFFGFHVSTEASLGIVALSLSTGVLLSLTNKSGDS; this is encoded by the exons ATGAGCTTAGCTTCAGTTATCCACCACGGAGTTCTCGCTCCGGCGAAACCGGATCGAATCTTTGTTAGCGTTCCGGTGATTCCGCCGAACTTCCGAGCTCGTGGATGGACTGAGTCTCGTCTCTCTCTCGTTTCAG CTGCAAATCGTCGTCTTTCTCCTATTGCTTGCTCCCGAGGAACTGATCAGGAAGAtgatgtttcttcttcttcttcaggtgAATATGCTTCTTCTCC TACAGAGAAGGAGAGCAGAGATCTTCTACCACACAAAGATGACGATGGAGGTCTGAGAGAGACTTTAAAAGACGAGACGTACAAAACTTCCTTCAAGACTGTTGCCTTGTGT GTAAGCGCTGCAGTGGCGTTTGGAATCGGAATAGGTTTGAAGGATGGTGTTGGCAAGGCATCTGAGTTTTTTGCTGG CTATTTATTGGAGCAAAGCTTGTCAGTGGACaacttgtttgtttttgttctcGTCTTCAAGTACTTCAAAGTGCCACTCATGTATCAG AATCGGGTGCTTTCCTATGGTGTAGCTGGTGCAATTATCTTCCGCTTCACCCTCATATTAATAGGAACAGCTACTCTTCAG AAATTTGAAGCAGTCAACCTACTGCTTGCAGCAGTTCTCTTATATTCGTCTTTCAAG TTATTTTCAAGTGAAGAAGATGATACAGATCTATCGGACAACTTCATTGTGAAGACATGCCAGAGATTTATTCCAGTCACAT CAACTTACGATGGGAATCGGTTCTTCACAAAGCATGATGGCATCTGGAAA GCCACACCATTGCTTCTCACAGTAGCAGTGATAGAGCTCAGTGACATAGCATTTGCT GTTGACTCAATACCAGCTGTTTTTGGTGTCACAAGGGATCCTTTTATTGTCTTGACCTCTAACCTGTTTGCAATCTTAG GACTAAGGTCTCTCTATACCCTGATTTCTGAAGGAATGGACGATCTGGAATACTTGCAG CCATCAATAGCAGTGGTTCTTGGCTTCATCGGATTTAAGATGATCCTCGATTTCTTTG GCTTCCATGTGTCAACCGAGGCATCACTTGGTATTGTGGCGCTTTCTCTTAGCACCGGAGTACTGTTGAGCCTAACAAATAAATCCGGTGACAGCTAA
- the LOC103846664 gene encoding thylakoid membrane protein TERC, chloroplastic isoform X2, protein MSLASVIHHGVLAPAKPDRIFVSVPVIPPNFRARGWTESRLSLVSAANRRLSPIACSRGTDQEDDVSSSSSGEYASSTEKESRDLLPHKDDDGGLRETLKDETYKTSFKTVALCVSAAVAFGIGIGLKDGVGKASEFFAGYLLEQSLSVDNLFVFVLVFKYFKVPLMYQNRVLSYGVAGAIIFRFTLILIGTATLQKFEAVNLLLAAVLLYSSFKLFSSEEDDTDLSDNFIVKTCQRFIPVTSTYDGNRFFTKHDGIWKATPLLLTVAVIELSDIAFAVDSIPAVFGVTRDPFIVLTSNLFAILGLRSLYTLISEGMDDLEYLQPSIAVVLGFIGFKMILDFFGFHVSTEASLGIVALSLSTGVLLSLTNKSGDS, encoded by the exons ATGAGCTTAGCTTCAGTTATCCACCACGGAGTTCTCGCTCCGGCGAAACCGGATCGAATCTTTGTTAGCGTTCCGGTGATTCCGCCGAACTTCCGAGCTCGTGGATGGACTGAGTCTCGTCTCTCTCTCGTTTCAG CTGCAAATCGTCGTCTTTCTCCTATTGCTTGCTCCCGAGGAACTGATCAGGAAGAtgatgtttcttcttcttcttcaggtgAATATGCTTCTTC TACAGAGAAGGAGAGCAGAGATCTTCTACCACACAAAGATGACGATGGAGGTCTGAGAGAGACTTTAAAAGACGAGACGTACAAAACTTCCTTCAAGACTGTTGCCTTGTGT GTAAGCGCTGCAGTGGCGTTTGGAATCGGAATAGGTTTGAAGGATGGTGTTGGCAAGGCATCTGAGTTTTTTGCTGG CTATTTATTGGAGCAAAGCTTGTCAGTGGACaacttgtttgtttttgttctcGTCTTCAAGTACTTCAAAGTGCCACTCATGTATCAG AATCGGGTGCTTTCCTATGGTGTAGCTGGTGCAATTATCTTCCGCTTCACCCTCATATTAATAGGAACAGCTACTCTTCAG AAATTTGAAGCAGTCAACCTACTGCTTGCAGCAGTTCTCTTATATTCGTCTTTCAAG TTATTTTCAAGTGAAGAAGATGATACAGATCTATCGGACAACTTCATTGTGAAGACATGCCAGAGATTTATTCCAGTCACAT CAACTTACGATGGGAATCGGTTCTTCACAAAGCATGATGGCATCTGGAAA GCCACACCATTGCTTCTCACAGTAGCAGTGATAGAGCTCAGTGACATAGCATTTGCT GTTGACTCAATACCAGCTGTTTTTGGTGTCACAAGGGATCCTTTTATTGTCTTGACCTCTAACCTGTTTGCAATCTTAG GACTAAGGTCTCTCTATACCCTGATTTCTGAAGGAATGGACGATCTGGAATACTTGCAG CCATCAATAGCAGTGGTTCTTGGCTTCATCGGATTTAAGATGATCCTCGATTTCTTTG GCTTCCATGTGTCAACCGAGGCATCACTTGGTATTGTGGCGCTTTCTCTTAGCACCGGAGTACTGTTGAGCCTAACAAATAAATCCGGTGACAGCTAA
- the LOC103846664 gene encoding thylakoid membrane protein TERC, chloroplastic isoform X6, translating to MSLASVIHHGVLAPAKPDRIFVSVPVIPPNFRARGWTESRLSLVSAANRRLSPIACSRGTDQEDDVSSSSSGEYASSPTEKESRDLLPHKDDDGGLRETLKDETYKTSFKTVALCVSAAVAFGIGIGLKDGVGKASEFFAGYLLEQSLSVDNLFVFVLVFKYFKVPLMYQNRVLSYGVAGAIIFRFTLILIGTATLQKFEAVNLLLAAVLLYSSFKLFSSEEDDTDLSDNFIVKTCQRFIPVTSTYDGNRFFTKHDGIWKATPLLLTVAVIELSDIAFAVDSIPAVFGVTRDPFIVLTSNLFAILGINLLSILDLIRGRVMVNSFSFCLQD from the exons ATGAGCTTAGCTTCAGTTATCCACCACGGAGTTCTCGCTCCGGCGAAACCGGATCGAATCTTTGTTAGCGTTCCGGTGATTCCGCCGAACTTCCGAGCTCGTGGATGGACTGAGTCTCGTCTCTCTCTCGTTTCAG CTGCAAATCGTCGTCTTTCTCCTATTGCTTGCTCCCGAGGAACTGATCAGGAAGAtgatgtttcttcttcttcttcaggtgAATATGCTTCTTCTCC TACAGAGAAGGAGAGCAGAGATCTTCTACCACACAAAGATGACGATGGAGGTCTGAGAGAGACTTTAAAAGACGAGACGTACAAAACTTCCTTCAAGACTGTTGCCTTGTGT GTAAGCGCTGCAGTGGCGTTTGGAATCGGAATAGGTTTGAAGGATGGTGTTGGCAAGGCATCTGAGTTTTTTGCTGG CTATTTATTGGAGCAAAGCTTGTCAGTGGACaacttgtttgtttttgttctcGTCTTCAAGTACTTCAAAGTGCCACTCATGTATCAG AATCGGGTGCTTTCCTATGGTGTAGCTGGTGCAATTATCTTCCGCTTCACCCTCATATTAATAGGAACAGCTACTCTTCAG AAATTTGAAGCAGTCAACCTACTGCTTGCAGCAGTTCTCTTATATTCGTCTTTCAAG TTATTTTCAAGTGAAGAAGATGATACAGATCTATCGGACAACTTCATTGTGAAGACATGCCAGAGATTTATTCCAGTCACAT CAACTTACGATGGGAATCGGTTCTTCACAAAGCATGATGGCATCTGGAAA GCCACACCATTGCTTCTCACAGTAGCAGTGATAGAGCTCAGTGACATAGCATTTGCT GTTGACTCAATACCAGCTGTTTTTGGTGTCACAAGGGATCCTTTTATTGTCTTGACCTCTAACCTGTTTGCAATCTTAGGTATTAATTTGTTATCTATACTTGATCTTA TTAGGGGAAGAGTTATGGtaaattcattttctttttgccTGCAGGACTAA
- the LOC103846667 gene encoding elongation factor 1-beta 1, giving the protein MAITFSNLHTEQGLKSVEEHLSGKTFISGDQLSVDDVKVYAAVLEKPGDGFPNVSKWYDTVASHLAKSFPGKAVGVRIGGGVAQSEASKAEAPAAAGADADDDDDIDLFADETEDEKKAAEEREAAKKDTKKPKESGKSSVLLDVKPWDDETDMKKLEEAVRSVQMPGLYWGASKLVPVGYGIKKLTIMMTIEDDLVSVDNLIEDHLTSEPNNEYIQSVDIVAFNKI; this is encoded by the exons ATGGCGATTACGTTTTCAAATCTCCACACAGAGCAAGGTCTCAAAAGCGTCGAGGAACACCTCTCTGGAAAAACTTTCATCTCCGG cGATCAGCTTTCAGTGGATGATGTGAAGGTTTACGCTGCCGTGTTGGAGAAGCCAGGTGATGGCTTCCCAAATGTTAGCAAGTGGTATGATACCGTTGCTTCCCACCTCGCTAAAAG TTTTCCTGGGAAAGCTGTCGGAGTGAGAATTGGTGGTGGTGTTGCTCAGTCTGAAGCTTCGAAAGCAGAG GCACCTGCTGCGGCTGGAGCTGATgctgatgacgatgatgatatAGATCTTTTCGCTGATGAGACGGAGGATGAGAAAAAGGCTGCAGAGGAGAGGGAAGCTGCTAAGAAAGATACCAAGAAACCTAAAGAGA GTGGAAAGTCGTCTGTTCTACTTGATGTAAAGCCATGGGACGATGAAACCGATATGAAGAAGTTGGAAGAAGCTGTCCGTAGTGTTCAGATGCCTGGTCTTTATTGGGGAGCTT CGAAATTGGTACCGGTTGGTTATGGGATAAAGAAACTCACGATTATGATGACAATTGAGGATGACCTTGTCTCTGTCGACAACCTCATTGAAGACCATCTCACCTCAGAGCCTAACAACGAGTACATCCAAAGCGTCGACATTGTCGCTTTCAACAAGATTTAG